A genomic stretch from Candidatus Avedoeria danica includes:
- a CDS encoding type II toxin-antitoxin system VapC family toxin, which translates to MARFFLDTNVFLYAIGGEGPHRTACRALLAAVGDGELDGVTSSEVLQEILHVRSRRLGWSDATATVRAAAALVADVLPVSHYDVLAACDLIDRHPNLGARDSLHVAVMRSADIDTIISMDADFDAVPNLRRIHPDEVRPTRP; encoded by the coding sequence GTGGCTAGGTTCTTCCTCGATACGAACGTATTTCTATATGCCATCGGGGGAGAGGGTCCCCATCGCACGGCTTGCCGGGCGCTGCTCGCAGCCGTCGGCGACGGGGAGTTGGACGGCGTCACGAGCAGCGAAGTGCTCCAGGAGATCCTTCACGTCCGCTCACGGCGGCTTGGCTGGAGCGATGCCACGGCAACGGTACGGGCCGCCGCGGCGCTCGTTGCAGACGTGTTGCCCGTGTCGCACTACGACGTGTTGGCTGCGTGTGACTTGATCGATCGGCATCCGAATCTGGGCGCGCGTGACTCGCTGCACGTCGCCGTCATGCGAAGCGCCGACATCGACACGATCATTTCCATGGACGCCGACTTCGATGCGGTGCCGAACCTCCGCCGCATCCATCCCGACGAGGTCCGACCCACCCGCCCGTAG
- a CDS encoding ribbon-helix-helix protein, CopG family: MEPDEFDLLEALARKQRSSVSDLMREAARAHWLARATTAQRASAARAFLGLADTPLPEWDELEREIEARRG, translated from the coding sequence ATGGAACCCGATGAGTTCGATCTCCTCGAAGCGCTCGCGCGCAAGCAACGGTCATCCGTCTCCGATCTGATGCGCGAGGCGGCGCGCGCGCACTGGCTCGCCCGCGCCACGACAGCCCAGCGCGCGTCCGCTGCGCGCGCGTTTCTCGGCCTGGCCGACACACCGCTCCCCGAGTGGGACGAGCTCGAGCGGGAGATCGAGGCCAGGCGTGGCTAG